A genomic region of Desulfosarcina ovata subsp. ovata contains the following coding sequences:
- a CDS encoding protein phosphatase 2C domain-containing protein has translation MAECKFHWLHKQGSGRLNEDAYFLGPRICGVFDGATALNGDRYENGKTGGYLAAQLACDVFRTNNAPLLKLTDQANREILQAMQDKGVDLARKEDLWSTSFAVVRVGTDSFEWVQSGDSLILAIDHDHSYRVLVPDHAHDTETLCMWRDMAARGTPRIFETLKEQIIAVRRQMNVTYGVLNGEPQALDFISRGRANLRGIKHILLFTDGLFIPKEDPTADHRFDILVQRYLDGGLDAVYRHVHKLQAADPLCHKYPRFKPHDDIAAVAISMTA, from the coding sequence ATGGCAGAGTGTAAATTTCATTGGCTTCATAAACAGGGTAGCGGCAGGCTGAACGAGGATGCCTATTTTTTGGGCCCCCGGATTTGTGGCGTATTTGACGGTGCCACGGCCCTCAACGGAGACCGGTACGAAAATGGCAAAACCGGTGGCTACCTGGCCGCCCAGCTGGCCTGTGATGTTTTTCGCACCAACAATGCCCCCCTGCTCAAACTTACCGATCAAGCCAATCGTGAAATTCTCCAGGCGATGCAGGACAAAGGGGTCGATCTGGCACGCAAAGAAGATTTATGGAGCACCAGTTTTGCCGTTGTCCGCGTTGGCACCGATTCGTTCGAGTGGGTGCAGAGCGGCGACAGCCTCATCCTGGCCATTGACCATGATCACAGCTACCGCGTGCTGGTTCCCGATCACGCTCACGACACCGAAACCCTGTGCATGTGGCGGGACATGGCGGCACGCGGCACGCCCAGAATTTTCGAGACGCTCAAAGAGCAGATCATCGCCGTCAGGCGACAGATGAACGTCACCTACGGGGTCCTCAACGGTGAGCCGCAGGCCCTCGATTTCATCAGCCGGGGACGCGCCAACCTTCGCGGCATCAAACATATCCTTCTGTTTACCGACGGCCTGTTCATTCCCAAAGAGGATCCAACGGCCGACCATCGTTTCGATATCCTGGTGCAGCGCTATCTCGACGGTGGTCTCGATGCGGTTTACCGGCATGTCCACAAGCTCCAGGCCGCCGACCCCCTCTGCCACAAATACCCCCGTTTCAAACCCCATGACGATATCGCTGCCGTGGCCATCTCCATGACCGCCTGA
- a CDS encoding PAS domain-containing protein: MQDGISVLTPDLKIVHTNKAMVEWYAEHLPLQGKTCFQIYRGLKQPCENCPAVRAIANQGLEMQTLPLLQEGRQTGDLEVYAFPMFDDEGNVTGVVEYIRDVTKRKIAERALADSERRLADIIEFLPDPTWVIETNGRVIAWNLAMERVSDIEKKNMIGKDDYAYAAPFYGQPRPMLIDLVLKRDKKWESMFLTLKDHNGVVTESESYHPLIMNIEIKTECTDIDWDKVSDFLNKDAMAKRGVTE; encoded by the coding sequence ATCCAGGACGGCATCAGCGTGCTCACCCCGGATTTGAAGATTGTCCATACCAACAAGGCAATGGTGGAATGGTATGCTGAACATCTGCCTCTGCAAGGCAAGACCTGTTTCCAGATTTATCGCGGACTGAAACAGCCTTGCGAGAACTGTCCTGCCGTTCGGGCCATTGCCAACCAGGGGCTTGAAATGCAGACACTCCCCTTGTTACAGGAAGGCCGGCAAACCGGTGACCTGGAGGTTTATGCATTTCCGATGTTTGATGATGAAGGGAATGTGACCGGCGTCGTGGAGTACATTCGGGATGTTACCAAACGGAAAATAGCCGAGCGGGCGCTGGCCGATTCAGAAAGACGACTTGCTGACATTATCGAGTTTCTACCCGACCCCACTTGGGTCATCGAAACAAACGGTCGCGTGATTGCCTGGAATTTGGCGATGGAACGGGTATCAGACATTGAGAAGAAGAATATGATCGGGAAAGATGATTACGCATATGCGGCTCCCTTCTATGGTCAACCCCGACCAATGCTGATCGATTTGGTATTGAAGCGCGACAAAAAATGGGAGTCAATGTTTTTGACTTTGAAAGATCATAACGGTGTCGTAACCGAAAGCGAGTCTTACCATCCGTTGATAATGAACATCGAAATAAAAACAGAATGCACAGACATCGATTGGGACAAGGTCTCCGATTTCCTGAACAAAGATGCCATGGCGAAACGGGGCGTTACGGAATGA
- the ftsH gene encoding ATP-dependent zinc metalloprotease FtsH codes for MEKKHQFNLSYILMAILGVLILQNLLMSQFRPRVIPYSEFIQAVVDDRVKEISIGDIAIHGKMKDANGNEFLFKTVRVDNDLATKLSEHRVKYSGEIDNTFFKTLFSWLIPISIFYVIWFFLMRRMQTGAAGMMTLGKNKAKLVGENDIETRFADVAGADEAKEELDEIVSFLTEPQRYQDLGGHMPKGILLVGPPGTGKTLLARAVAGEARVPFFAISGSDFVEMFVGMGAARVRDLFTQARDKAPCIIFIDELDALGKARGAGMVGGHDEREQTLNQLLVEMDGFDSRKGVVIMGATNRPEVLDPALLRSGRFDRQVLVDRPDVNGRKAILDIHAKSIKLADDADLNVIAQKTPGFSGADLANVVNEAALLAARKHKSAVGLAELDEAVDRLIGGLEKKNRVINPKEKKIVAHHEVGHALVAALTPGCDAVHKISIIPRGLAALGYTQQRPTEDRYLMSQQELFSKIDVLLGGRVAEALLEKEVLMEDEFNAMIETGNAADSNHA; via the coding sequence ATGGAAAAAAAACACCAGTTTAATCTTTCTTACATCCTGATGGCGATTCTGGGCGTCCTGATCCTGCAGAACCTGCTCATGTCCCAGTTCAGGCCCCGGGTGATCCCTTACAGTGAATTCATCCAGGCGGTTGTGGACGATCGGGTCAAAGAGATCTCTATTGGCGACATCGCCATCCACGGAAAAATGAAAGATGCCAACGGCAATGAATTCCTTTTCAAGACGGTGCGGGTGGACAACGATCTGGCCACCAAGCTTTCCGAGCACCGGGTTAAATATTCCGGAGAGATCGATAACACTTTTTTCAAGACCCTTTTCTCCTGGCTGATACCGATTTCGATTTTCTACGTGATCTGGTTTTTTCTCATGCGCCGCATGCAGACCGGTGCTGCCGGCATGATGACCCTGGGTAAAAACAAGGCCAAGCTGGTGGGTGAAAATGATATCGAAACGCGATTTGCGGATGTGGCCGGTGCCGATGAAGCAAAGGAGGAGCTCGATGAAATCGTCAGTTTCCTCACCGAACCGCAGCGCTACCAGGATCTGGGCGGACACATGCCCAAAGGCATCCTGCTGGTGGGACCTCCGGGAACCGGCAAAACCCTGCTGGCCAGGGCGGTGGCCGGTGAGGCCCGGGTTCCTTTTTTCGCCATCAGCGGCTCCGATTTCGTCGAAATGTTTGTGGGCATGGGCGCGGCGCGGGTGCGGGATCTGTTTACCCAGGCGCGTGACAAAGCCCCCTGCATCATCTTTATCGACGAACTGGATGCCCTGGGCAAGGCCCGGGGGGCCGGTATGGTCGGCGGCCACGACGAGCGCGAGCAGACCCTCAATCAACTGCTGGTGGAGATGGACGGTTTCGATTCCCGCAAAGGGGTGGTGATCATGGGTGCCACCAACCGCCCGGAAGTGCTCGATCCGGCCCTTTTGCGTTCCGGCCGCTTCGACCGGCAGGTACTGGTGGACCGTCCCGATGTCAACGGCCGCAAGGCCATCCTGGATATTCATGCCAAGAGCATCAAACTGGCCGACGATGCGGATTTGAACGTCATTGCCCAGAAGACCCCGGGCTTTTCCGGTGCCGATCTGGCCAACGTGGTCAACGAAGCGGCGCTGCTGGCTGCCCGCAAACACAAATCGGCGGTTGGGCTTGCCGAGCTGGATGAAGCCGTGGACCGGCTCATCGGCGGCTTGGAAAAGAAAAATCGTGTCATCAATCCCAAAGAGAAGAAAATTGTGGCCCATCACGAAGTGGGGCACGCCCTGGTGGCCGCGCTGACCCCGGGATGCGATGCCGTGCATAAAATTTCGATCATCCCACGCGGTCTGGCGGCCCTGGGCTACACCCAACAGCGCCCCACCGAGGACCGCTACCTGATGAGCCAGCAGGAATTGTTCTCCAAAATCGATGTGCTCCTGGGCGGTCGCGTGGCCGAAGCCCTTCTGGAAAAAGAGGTGCTCATGGAGGATGAGTTCAACGCAATGATCGAAACCGGCAATGCGGCAGACAGCAACCATGCATAA
- a CDS encoding response regulator, which translates to MTPSRILIIDDDKAVRDSFGAHLEDCGYQIFTAENGRLGLDLFDSKSPDLVLVDLRMPEMDGMQVLEIISRQSPLTPLLVASGTGLIKDAVQALRRGAWDYLLKPIADLSILTHAVTAALEKAQLRKENRAYREHLEQLVEERTEALEKANTNLSQINTRLRQIVETTRSLSFCREVQAFGSLLLEEFGQHMMAAGGSIYLKEETGLRLAHALDQGHAAEFIPFPLPEKSLFQRALLEKQPILVHNIGENKAVLPSGWAGYTDGSALLFPLPDDSGGIAGIMGLHSKTPPPFVDQDREIGTILASYSCEALRAVRASEELRESAARFRKILDTIPTGILIVDAATHEIVYANPSAAGLIGVDPLSITGKACNEVFATMQAGRCPMAMGKETVQAERTLLTMDGREVPVLKTVSRTTLEGRECFMESFIDLTEQIRVEADKEKLETQLRQAQKMEALGTLAGGIAHDFNNILTAVLGYSELGLQDLGPQHPFYTKLQAINHAGSRARALVKQILSFSRMQEQLQAPLKISPILKEVLKLLQSSLPASIRITTAIKADRTVLGDPTQIHQIIMNLCTNAYHAMQMQGGELRVSLEEVAIDAAETPSAVDLPPGPYLCLTVADTGTGINPAIIDRIFDPYFSTKDKSKGTGLGLAVVHGIVKRHGGSITVESKVNAGSCFTVLLPICADTSTENGKQPVSLPRGSEHVLLVDDEKEIVDIGNEMLSRLGYRVTGVVGSLPALELFKTDPFRFDLVITDYNMPGMSGDQMARQMLAIRKELPIIVCTGFSEFFDSQRAQALGIRQTLMKPLTMEALANTVREALASP; encoded by the coding sequence ATGACACCTTCACGAATCCTGATTATTGACGATGATAAAGCTGTTCGCGACAGTTTCGGCGCCCATTTGGAAGATTGTGGCTACCAGATTTTCACCGCCGAGAATGGACGTTTGGGACTTGACCTGTTTGATAGCAAGTCGCCGGACCTGGTTCTGGTGGATCTTCGCATGCCCGAAATGGACGGCATGCAGGTGCTGGAAATCATCAGCCGGCAGTCGCCCCTGACGCCCCTGCTCGTGGCCTCGGGCACCGGACTCATCAAGGATGCCGTCCAAGCCCTGCGCCGCGGGGCCTGGGACTACCTCTTAAAGCCCATTGCCGATTTATCCATTCTCACCCATGCGGTGACGGCGGCTCTGGAGAAGGCCCAACTCAGAAAGGAGAACCGGGCTTACCGGGAGCATCTGGAACAGCTGGTCGAAGAGCGGACCGAAGCCCTCGAGAAAGCCAACACCAACCTTTCCCAAATCAACACTCGTCTGCGGCAAATCGTGGAAACGACCCGCTCACTCTCTTTTTGTCGTGAGGTACAAGCCTTCGGATCGCTGTTGCTGGAAGAGTTCGGTCAGCACATGATGGCCGCCGGCGGCAGCATTTACCTGAAGGAGGAGACCGGCCTGCGTCTGGCTCACGCCCTCGACCAGGGCCATGCCGCCGAATTTATCCCGTTTCCGCTACCGGAAAAATCCCTGTTTCAAAGGGCGCTTTTGGAAAAGCAACCCATTTTGGTACACAACATCGGTGAGAATAAAGCCGTGCTCCCCAGTGGGTGGGCGGGTTATACGGATGGATCCGCTCTGCTGTTTCCCTTGCCGGATGACAGTGGCGGCATTGCCGGCATCATGGGCCTGCATAGCAAAACACCGCCGCCTTTTGTGGATCAGGACCGGGAGATCGGCACGATCCTGGCTTCCTATAGCTGCGAGGCTCTACGGGCCGTGCGCGCCAGCGAGGAACTGCGCGAAAGCGCGGCACGCTTCCGCAAAATCCTGGACACGATTCCCACCGGGATTTTGATTGTCGATGCGGCCACCCACGAGATCGTCTACGCCAACCCCTCGGCTGCCGGTTTGATCGGCGTTGACCCGCTATCCATCACCGGCAAGGCCTGCAACGAGGTCTTCGCCACCATGCAGGCCGGCAGATGTCCCATGGCTATGGGAAAAGAAACCGTTCAGGCCGAACGCACCCTGTTGACGATGGACGGGCGCGAAGTGCCGGTGCTGAAAACCGTATCGCGGACCACACTGGAAGGCCGCGAATGCTTCATGGAAAGTTTCATCGATCTGACGGAGCAAATTCGCGTCGAGGCGGATAAGGAGAAACTGGAAACCCAACTGCGTCAGGCCCAGAAAATGGAGGCCCTGGGCACCCTGGCCGGCGGCATCGCCCATGACTTCAACAACATTCTCACCGCGGTGCTGGGCTATTCGGAGTTGGGGCTGCAGGACCTGGGCCCCCAGCATCCCTTCTACACCAAACTGCAGGCCATCAATCATGCCGGTTCGCGGGCCCGGGCACTTGTCAAACAGATTCTTTCCTTCAGCCGCATGCAGGAGCAGCTTCAGGCGCCGCTCAAAATATCACCGATCTTGAAAGAGGTGCTGAAACTGCTGCAATCCTCCCTGCCGGCCAGTATCCGGATCACCACCGCCATTAAGGCCGACCGGACGGTGTTGGGGGATCCGACCCAGATCCACCAGATCATCATGAATCTTTGCACCAACGCCTACCATGCCATGCAAATGCAAGGCGGCGAGTTGCGGGTTTCCCTGGAAGAGGTGGCCATCGATGCCGCCGAGACACCGTCGGCCGTGGATCTGCCACCCGGACCATACCTGTGCCTGACCGTGGCCGACACTGGCACCGGCATCAACCCCGCCATCATCGACCGGATTTTCGACCCCTATTTCTCCACCAAGGACAAAAGCAAAGGTACTGGCCTGGGTCTGGCCGTGGTTCATGGCATCGTCAAGCGGCATGGGGGATCGATTACCGTGGAGAGCAAGGTCAACGCGGGTTCCTGCTTCACCGTACTGCTGCCGATCTGCGCCGACACATCCACCGAGAACGGTAAACAGCCCGTATCCCTGCCCCGCGGAAGCGAGCACGTTCTTTTGGTGGATGACGAAAAAGAGATTGTGGATATCGGTAATGAGATGCTTAGCCGCCTGGGCTACCGGGTGACCGGCGTCGTCGGGAGCCTGCCCGCCCTGGAATTGTTCAAAACGGATCCCTTCCGTTTCGATCTGGTGATTACCGACTATAACATGCCCGGAATGAGCGGGGATCAGATGGCCCGGCAAATGCTGGCCATTCGCAAGGAATTGCCCATCATCGTCTGTACCGGCTTTTCCGAATTTTTCGATTCCCAGCGCGCCCAGGCCCTCGGCATCCGTCAGACGCTGATGAAACCATTGACCATGGAAGCCCTGGCCAACACCGTGCGCGAGGCACTGGCGTCGCCGTGA
- a CDS encoding PAS domain S-box protein: MAISGTRVEPIETVRYHKNGRAVDVIAAGSPIIVDSALTGVVAMYTDITALKKAENELRRNERMLRLVLDTIPVRVFWKDRECRYLGCNRPFAEDAGFSDPSELIGRDDDAMAWTAQAAAYRSDDQAVMVAGVARLDYEEPQTTPEGNTIWLQTSKVPMRDCRDNVIGLLGTYQDISDRKIAVEELQRLRNYLSNIINSMPSVLVGVDREGRVTQWNAQAERVTGLSFEAARTQPLESAFPQLANELGRIRRAIRNRQTLRSSKIPRKQNGEIRYEDVTVFPLVANGVEGAVIRVDDVTERVRMEEMMIQSEKMLSVGGLAAGMAHEINNPLAGILQNSAVLENRLLGDLPANLEAAKAAGVTMAAIRTYLELRGLPEMLANIHGSGNRAAEIVKNMLSFARKTEHVISSHHLGDLLDQALDLARTDYDMKRHYDFKQIRIQKEYDPAVGPVPCEASKLQQVFLNILKNGAEAMAEVDDEAHPPSFALRVIDDGPWVRIEIENSGPGMDETIRRRIFEPFFTTKPVGEGTGLGLSVSYFIITENHGGTMDVRTSPNKGSCFIIQLPKAGKLS, translated from the coding sequence ATGGCCATCTCCGGTACACGGGTGGAGCCCATCGAAACAGTACGTTATCACAAGAATGGGCGGGCCGTGGATGTCATTGCCGCCGGTTCGCCCATTATCGTTGACAGTGCCCTGACCGGCGTGGTGGCGATGTACACCGACATCACGGCCCTTAAGAAAGCGGAGAACGAACTGCGGCGTAATGAACGCATGTTGCGCCTGGTCCTGGATACGATTCCGGTGCGGGTTTTCTGGAAAGACCGGGAATGCCGCTACCTGGGCTGCAACCGGCCCTTTGCCGAGGATGCCGGTTTCTCCGACCCCAGCGAGCTGATCGGACGCGATGATGATGCCATGGCCTGGACGGCACAGGCGGCCGCTTATCGCAGCGACGATCAGGCGGTCATGGTAGCGGGCGTGGCACGACTCGACTACGAAGAGCCCCAGACAACGCCCGAAGGCAATACCATCTGGCTGCAGACCAGCAAGGTGCCCATGCGCGACTGTCGTGACAATGTCATTGGTCTTCTGGGGACCTACCAGGACATCAGCGATCGCAAAATCGCGGTGGAGGAGTTGCAACGCTTGCGCAACTACCTTTCCAACATCATCAATTCCATGCCGTCGGTCCTCGTGGGGGTCGATCGAGAGGGGCGGGTAACCCAATGGAATGCCCAGGCCGAACGGGTCACGGGACTGTCCTTTGAAGCGGCTCGCACCCAGCCGCTGGAATCAGCCTTTCCCCAGCTGGCCAATGAACTGGGGCGCATCCGGCGGGCCATCCGGAATCGGCAAACCCTTCGCAGTTCAAAGATTCCCCGCAAGCAAAATGGCGAGATCCGCTATGAGGACGTGACCGTCTTTCCCCTGGTGGCCAATGGGGTGGAGGGTGCTGTCATCCGCGTAGATGACGTTACCGAACGCGTACGCATGGAGGAGATGATGATCCAGAGCGAAAAAATGCTTTCCGTCGGCGGCCTGGCAGCGGGCATGGCCCATGAGATCAACAACCCCCTGGCCGGCATCCTGCAAAATTCGGCCGTTCTGGAAAATCGCCTGCTTGGCGACCTGCCGGCCAACCTGGAGGCAGCCAAGGCGGCCGGCGTAACCATGGCAGCCATCCGAACCTACTTGGAACTCCGCGGGTTGCCTGAAATGCTGGCAAACATCCACGGCTCTGGCAACCGGGCTGCCGAGATCGTCAAGAACATGCTGAGCTTCGCGCGCAAGACCGAACACGTGATCTCCAGTCACCATCTGGGCGACCTTTTGGATCAGGCCCTTGACCTGGCACGCACCGATTACGACATGAAAAGACACTACGACTTCAAACAGATCCGCATTCAAAAGGAGTACGACCCGGCGGTCGGCCCCGTTCCATGCGAAGCCAGCAAACTGCAACAGGTTTTTCTGAACATTTTAAAAAATGGCGCCGAAGCCATGGCGGAAGTTGACGATGAAGCACATCCGCCATCCTTTGCTCTGCGGGTGATCGATGACGGCCCGTGGGTGCGGATAGAAATCGAAAACAGCGGCCCGGGCATGGACGAAACGATCCGCCGCAGGATTTTCGAACCCTTCTTCACCACCAAACCGGTAGGCGAAGGCACGGGATTGGGGCTTTCGGTCTCTTACTTCATCATTACCGAAAATCACGGTGGCACCATGGATGTACGCACATCCCCGAATAAAGGATCCTGTTTCATCATACAACTGCCCAAAGCAGGCAAACTTTCGTAA
- the cls gene encoding cardiolipin synthase: MPAVQLVIEYWMLLIPLCLHIFGILFIFDAVMNGRTSQGTIAWVMALFFFPYLAVFLYLIFGARRIQDYSTAHQSGTTDIHHLGKMLLRDRRLRELMERGTPQIDVLSDIYQFPVMKGNRATLLIDGEETFNSILNGIALAQHYVLVQFFIVHADDLGNRFKAALIERARAGVKVYFLYDRMGSFGLRRSYIRDLRAAGVHVAIFRVGSGWLNRFHINFRNHRKIVVVDGEKSWVGGHNVGDAYLGKGRRFAHWRDTHVKVEGPVTLAVQLSFVEDWHWARGQLPDISWAPPPEFGHEPVLCIPTGPGDLVESCSLMMVQAINAANRRCWILSPYFVPDVAVIKALQLAAMRGVDVRILIPAIPDKRVVWWAAHSYLAEVAVAGVRMYTYQDGFMHQKVFLIDDSMAGVGTANLDNRSLRINFEITMVFTDTDFIHRVERMCRTDFSASTPLTTDDVYRRSLAFRLAIRAARLFSPIL, from the coding sequence ATGCCGGCAGTCCAATTGGTTATCGAATATTGGATGTTGCTGATTCCCCTTTGCCTGCATATCTTTGGCATCCTCTTCATCTTTGACGCCGTCATGAACGGGCGCACGAGCCAGGGCACGATTGCCTGGGTGATGGCCCTGTTCTTCTTTCCCTATCTGGCGGTCTTCCTTTACCTGATCTTCGGCGCCCGCCGCATTCAGGACTATTCCACCGCCCACCAGTCCGGCACGACGGACATTCATCACCTGGGCAAGATGCTGCTTCGGGACCGACGGCTCCGGGAGCTGATGGAGCGGGGGACGCCACAAATCGACGTCCTCAGCGATATTTACCAGTTTCCCGTGATGAAAGGCAATCGCGCCACGTTGCTGATCGATGGAGAGGAAACCTTCAACTCGATCCTGAACGGTATCGCCCTGGCCCAACACTATGTTCTCGTCCAGTTTTTTATCGTCCATGCCGACGATCTGGGCAATCGCTTCAAGGCGGCCCTGATCGAACGGGCGCGGGCAGGGGTCAAGGTTTACTTCCTATACGACCGCATGGGATCGTTCGGACTCAGGCGATCCTACATCAGGGATTTGAGAGCCGCCGGTGTGCATGTGGCCATCTTCCGCGTCGGCAGCGGGTGGCTCAACCGTTTTCATATCAACTTCCGCAACCATCGTAAAATCGTGGTTGTGGACGGCGAAAAAAGCTGGGTCGGCGGCCACAATGTGGGCGATGCCTACCTGGGAAAAGGCCGCCGCTTTGCGCACTGGCGGGACACCCATGTAAAGGTGGAAGGGCCGGTGACCCTGGCCGTGCAACTCTCCTTTGTCGAGGACTGGCATTGGGCCCGCGGTCAGCTGCCGGATATCTCCTGGGCCCCGCCGCCGGAATTCGGCCATGAGCCGGTGCTGTGCATCCCCACCGGCCCCGGCGACCTGGTGGAAAGCTGCTCGCTGATGATGGTTCAGGCCATCAATGCGGCGAACCGGCGCTGCTGGATCCTCAGTCCCTACTTCGTTCCCGACGTGGCGGTGATCAAGGCCCTGCAACTGGCCGCCATGCGCGGCGTGGATGTCCGCATTCTCATCCCCGCCATCCCGGACAAACGGGTGGTCTGGTGGGCCGCCCACAGCTACCTGGCCGAAGTTGCCGTGGCCGGGGTACGCATGTATACCTACCAAGACGGATTCATGCACCAGAAGGTTTTCCTGATTGACGACAGCATGGCCGGCGTCGGCACGGCCAACCTCGATAACCGCTCCCTGAGGATCAATTTCGAAATCACCATGGTCTTTACCGATACCGATTTCATCCACCGGGTGGAACGGATGTGCCGGACCGACTTTTCCGCTTCCACTCCCCTGACCACCGATGATGTCTACCGGCGCTCCCTGGCTTTCCGCCTGGCCATCCGCGCGGCCCGGCTCTTTTCGCCGATCCTGTAA
- a CDS encoding DUF4124 domain-containing protein: MHRISAFIVTAMIVLAGSITFAGTIYTWTDADGVKRYSNSPPPEDVEQYETINELQGDQEAEGRKREEYDRMVQEAGQAADRHFEQQAEEKAKAAQAERDRKMETQASRIAAERERLEKEIAAINGRALGPNFSPGQKAALIERVQEKINHLERDPDNYFNR, encoded by the coding sequence ATGCATCGGATCAGTGCATTTATCGTAACGGCCATGATCGTTCTTGCCGGAAGCATTACTTTCGCCGGAACCATCTATACGTGGACGGATGCCGATGGCGTCAAACGATACTCCAATTCACCTCCGCCTGAAGATGTCGAACAATATGAAACGATCAACGAGCTTCAGGGCGATCAGGAGGCGGAAGGCCGGAAACGTGAGGAATACGACCGCATGGTGCAGGAAGCCGGCCAAGCGGCGGATCGGCATTTTGAGCAGCAGGCCGAAGAGAAAGCCAAGGCAGCGCAGGCCGAACGGGATCGCAAAATGGAAACCCAGGCCAGCCGCATTGCCGCTGAACGTGAGCGCTTGGAAAAAGAGATCGCTGCCATTAACGGCAGGGCCCTGGGGCCCAATTTCAGCCCGGGCCAGAAAGCGGCGCTGATTGAGCGGGTGCAGGAAAAGATCAACCACCTGGAACGCGACCCGGATAACTACTTTAACCGCTGA
- a CDS encoding FemAB family XrtA/PEP-CTERM system-associated protein: protein MRIVDCQQPDLWNRYVAAHPCGGPFHLFGWKEVFQQVYGLSAFYFMAVDDPPGPVHLSDQPHSVVRGICALFLLCSPGNRRRLIALPYLDVGGILVDNAESETRLLQHAVEIARANRARWIELRQAAPLKGLPASIPADTDGIWHLQVSSHKASLRRDLPADSGQLMRSFKSKLRSQIRKAMKNGLSHTVGGAELLPAFYAVFSRNMRDLGSPVHARRLFETVLHTFSRQARIVLVRQDRKAVAAALVLRFQDRLHNPWASSLRSHRRLGANMLLYWAMLAHACDTGLTTFDFGRSSPGAGTFRFKRQWGAEPSPLYWYYLTLEGKPVDPLAERLSFSAWKRLPVGISRLLGPPVRRHIGL, encoded by the coding sequence ATGAGGATTGTCGACTGCCAGCAGCCGGATTTGTGGAACCGCTATGTGGCCGCGCATCCCTGTGGCGGACCATTCCATCTTTTCGGCTGGAAAGAGGTTTTCCAGCAGGTATACGGCCTGTCGGCATTTTATTTTATGGCTGTGGATGATCCGCCCGGGCCGGTACACTTATCGGATCAGCCGCATTCGGTCGTGCGGGGCATTTGTGCGCTCTTTTTGCTGTGTTCGCCCGGCAACCGCCGCCGACTGATCGCCTTGCCCTATCTGGATGTGGGGGGAATTCTGGTGGATAATGCCGAAAGTGAAACCCGTCTTCTGCAACACGCCGTGGAAATCGCCCGGGCAAACCGTGCCCGTTGGATCGAACTGCGCCAAGCCGCTCCGCTGAAGGGGCTGCCGGCATCGATCCCAGCGGACACGGACGGGATTTGGCATCTCCAGGTTTCCAGCCATAAGGCCAGCCTGCGGCGCGACCTGCCGGCCGATTCTGGCCAACTGATGCGATCCTTTAAATCCAAGCTGCGCAGTCAAATCCGCAAAGCGATGAAAAACGGACTCAGCCATACCGTGGGCGGCGCTGAACTGCTGCCCGCCTTTTACGCGGTTTTCTCCCGCAACATGCGTGATCTGGGCTCGCCGGTCCATGCCCGCCGGCTGTTCGAAACGGTGCTGCACACCTTTTCCCGGCAGGCGCGCATTGTGCTGGTCCGCCAGGATCGGAAAGCGGTGGCGGCGGCGCTGGTATTGCGATTTCAGGACCGGCTGCACAACCCGTGGGCTTCCTCATTACGCAGTCACCGAAGGCTGGGCGCCAATATGCTGTTGTATTGGGCCATGCTGGCCCACGCCTGCGATACCGGGCTGACCACCTTTGATTTCGGGCGCTCCTCTCCCGGCGCCGGAACGTTTCGTTTCAAACGCCAATGGGGTGCCGAGCCGTCTCCCCTGTACTGGTACTACCTGACCCTTGAGGGCAAACCGGTAGATCCGCTGGCCGAGCGGCTATCCTTTTCCGCCTGGAAACGGCTGCCGGTGGGGATTTCGCGCCTGTTGGGGCCACCAGTTCGCCGGCATATCGGGTTGTAA